A genomic stretch from Bacteroides sp. includes:
- a CDS encoding isochorismatase family protein: MIRHEYIATCEDSLFLIIDFQVGMLKAINSWEKVTGKVNQLIRTANILGIPILLTEQYKKGLGETHPELLREIKSPLICQKEHFSACIEPDFLSAMHSFRRNKIIVAGMETHVCVLQTCLDLIKAGFQIHLVADAVASRTKENRNIAINLLRQAGAVVSSAEIVIFQWAYRANTENFRKILPVIK, translated from the coding sequence ATGATTCGTCATGAATATATTGCTACCTGTGAAGACAGTCTTTTCCTAATAATCGACTTTCAAGTGGGGATGCTCAAGGCTATAAATTCCTGGGAAAAGGTTACCGGTAAAGTGAATCAACTCATACGGACCGCCAATATTCTCGGTATTCCGATCCTTTTGACAGAACAGTACAAAAAGGGTCTCGGTGAAACCCACCCAGAATTACTCCGGGAAATCAAGTCTCCCCTGATATGCCAAAAGGAGCACTTCAGTGCCTGTATTGAACCTGATTTTCTTTCCGCTATGCATTCTTTCCGGCGCAATAAAATCATAGTGGCCGGGATGGAAACCCATGTATGTGTCTTACAAACCTGTCTGGATCTTATAAAGGCAGGATTTCAGATACACCTGGTCGCCGATGCCGTGGCATCCCGTACAAAAGAAAACCGTAATATTGCCATAAATCTTTTGCGACAGGCCGGAGCCGTAGTAAGCTCAGCAGAAATTGTCATCTTTCAATGGGCATACCGGGCAAACACCGAAAACTTTCGGAAGATTCTGCCTGTTATCAAATAG